The nucleotide window TCACAGATCAACACACGACACGGACCTGCTTGCAGGGACGGGTCGGGAGAAATCGGGAAGGTCGCGGGGCTTGCTCCAAGATGTTCCAGATGGATCTTCGAAGCGGGTGACCGCCAAGAGCGTTGATTGAGGGAAGCTTGCTTCCCGGCGTGCTTGGCGCGGCGCTCAAAGGACGGCCTTTCCCGGTTGTTCACTTGAGCGCAGCACTGGCAACGTCGCTCAAGTCTTTCCATGTGTGTTCGCGCACATCTCATGGATAAGACGGTTGGGGTGAGCGGGTGAGCGCAAGCTCCCCACCCATCTCACACACGGCGCAAGCCGTGTCGCGCCTGGGTTCGGCGCTTTGACCAAGTGGGACCTCGCGAAGGCGACTTCGTGTTGGCCTTGAGCCCTCGGTGAAGGTGTGAACCTTTTGCCTGAGGTCAGGGCTTCGCCAAGTGGCTTGGTTTCGCGTTTCGGCTTGAGACCAAACAGCTTCGGCGATGATGACGGGGAAGAGCTGAGCTCTTCTCCGTTTCATCATTTCTGGGGAGATCTTATTGCACCGCACCTTCATCAAAATGTGATCGCTTGGGTCATGCCCTTGTCATGGCTTAGTGGTGGAATGATTTGCACGCAATCCCCATATAAAGCCCACACACTGGGAGGATAACATGTCACCAAAAACGCTGTCGCATTTGATTGAAGAAATTCTCACGTTTTGGTTCGGCGCGCCCGATGACGCGGATTACGGCAAGCCGCAGATGAAGTGGTTTGAAAAAAATGATGACTTCGATGCCCAAATTAAACAGCGTTTTGAACAAGTCATGATCGATGCGCGTCAAGGCAAGCTCGATGACATGGCGGAGAGCCCTGAGGGTGCGGTGGCGTTATTGATTGCGTTGGATCAATTTCCGCGCAATGTCTATCGCGGTTCGGCCCAAGCGTTTGCAGCCGACGCCCATGCGCGCCGCATCGCGCAGCAGGTTTTGGCCCGCGATTTTGATGAACAAGTGGCACCGGTGATGCGCAGCTTTATCTATCTGCCGTTCGAACACTCCGAAGACTTGGCCGACCAGGAACGGTCTTTGGACTTGTTTACCAAGCTGGGCGGCAACGGTGTGGAGTGGGCCCAAAAGCACCACGTCATCATCGAACGCTTCGGCCGCTTCCCGCACCGCAACGAAGTCTTGGGCCGCGATAGCACACCGGAAGAAACCGAGTTTCTGACACAGCCGAATTCGTCGTTCTAATTCAGTTTAAGCCTTCAGACCACAGGCCCCATTGGCACATCCAGCGGCTGCCGGGCAGGACGGCATTTGCGGCTGAGCCTGACCGCCGACGTTGGGCGCAGACAGCCCTTTAACCAAGTCCTTAGAGCCACACGTCGGGCACGCAAGCTTCTTGGCCTTCAGCTGCGCCATGCAGTCGTCGTAGTTGTCGAACTGTTCGGCAAACTCATGGTCTTTGTCGCAAATCAGGGTGTAGGTGATCATGCTGGCTCTCTCGCACGTTTAAAATGTTGGCCTGATATAGTCGGAAAAGGGGTGTTTGTGAAGGGCACCCCTTTATTTTCTATAGACTTGCAAATCGTCTTTTGGTTTAACGTGATATATTCATACATATATAAATTGTGCTTGCCGGTGGGGGGCTTACCTTGAGTAAAGTTAAGACAGGCGTATTGATGATCGCTGGAATTGTGGGT belongs to Magnetovibrio sp. PR-2 and includes:
- a CDS encoding DUF924 family protein, producing the protein MSPKTLSHLIEEILTFWFGAPDDADYGKPQMKWFEKNDDFDAQIKQRFEQVMIDARQGKLDDMAESPEGAVALLIALDQFPRNVYRGSAQAFAADAHARRIAQQVLARDFDEQVAPVMRSFIYLPFEHSEDLADQERSLDLFTKLGGNGVEWAQKHHVIIERFGRFPHRNEVLGRDSTPEETEFLTQPNSSF
- a CDS encoding DUF1178 family protein; amino-acid sequence: MITYTLICDKDHEFAEQFDNYDDCMAQLKAKKLACPTCGSKDLVKGLSAPNVGGQAQPQMPSCPAAAGCANGACGLKA